One window from the genome of Malus domestica chromosome 01, GDT2T_hap1 encodes:
- the LOC103408517 gene encoding transcription factor bHLH14-like: protein MEELIISPSSSSSLVSLPQENHPSLQQRLQFILQSQPDWWSYAIFWQTSNDHLVDNGCLFLTWGDGHFQRPKDASPNNHHHNPYEVLSERRKILKGIQSLINDTNNPDNHYLYNMGLNANTTNIEGFFVRSFARSFSVGESINTNVPGKAFSSGSLVWLTGSHELQSYVCERAKEAQMHGIQTLVCIPTPTGVLELGSSDLIRENWNLVQQTKSLFWSDLVSDQQEPGTRSPINLINRNFSFSDFDIIAGVQEEKNKKEVPLDITVMKKTCGRACPGSIPFSNLNNLNPEPSDSEFPKRTPKKRGRKPGLGLDTTLDHVEAERQRREKLNHRFCALRAVVPNVSRMDKASLLSDAVSYIIELKSKVDEMESQVQRESKKVKAETVDNLDNQSSTTSVDQTRPPNSLVSGSTGLEVEVKIVCSDAMIRVRSENVNYPSARLMAALRDLDFEMYHASLSCMNELMLQDVVVKVPDNMRSEESIKAALLRILDQN from the coding sequence ATGGAAGAATTAATAATCTCCCCCTCTTCATCCTCATCCCTAGTCTCCTTGCCTCAAGAAAACCATCCATCCCTCCAACAAAGGCTCCAATTCATTCTTCAATCCCAGCCAGACTGGTGGTCATACGCCATCTTCTGGCAAACCTCGAACGACCACCTGGTGGACAATGGTTGTCTCTTCCTGACCTGGGGAGACGGCCATTTCCAACGCCCCAAAGACGCATCACCCaacaaccaccaccacaaccccTACGAAGTTCTATCCGAAAGAAGGAAGATCCTCAAGGGCATCCAATCCCTCATCAACGACACCAACAATCCAGATAACCATTATCTCTACAACATGGGCTTAAACGCCAACACCACCAACATCGAGGGGTTCTTCGTCAGGTCGTTCGCTCGATCCTTCTCCGTCGGTGAAAGCATTAATACTAATGTTCCCGGCAAGGCTTTTAGCTCTGGATCTTTGGTGTGGCTGACTGGAAGCCATGAGCTCCAATCCTACGTCTGCGAAAGAGCAAAAGAAGCACAAATGCATGGGATTCAAACCCTAGTCTGCATCCCAACCCCCACCGGAGTTCTCGAGCTGGGTTCTTCAGATTTGATCAGAGAAAACTGGAACCTGGTTCAGCAAACGAAATCCTTATTCTGGTCGGACCTTGTTTCGGACCAACAAGAACCGGGAACCAGATCCCCCATCAATCTAATCAACCGAAACTTCTCCTTCTCCGACTTTGACATCATCGCCGGCGTTcaggaagaaaaaaacaaaaaggaagtcCCCTTGGATATAACGGTGATGAAGAAGACGTGCGGAAGAGCATGTCCGGGTTCCATACCGTTTTCGAATCTAAATAACCTTAACCCGGAACCTTCGGATTCGGAGTTTCCCAAACGGACGCCGAAAAAGCGAGGGCGAAAACCGGGCCTTGGGCTAGACACAACGTTGGACCACGTGGAAGCGGAGAGGCAGCGGCGGGAGAAGCTCAACCACCGGTTCTGCGCCCTACGAGCAGTGGTGCCGAACGTATCGAGAATGGACAAGGCATCGTTGCTGTCCGACGCCGTTTCGTACATCATCGAGCTGAAGAGCAAGGTGGACGAGATGGAGTCGCAGGTGCAGAGAGAGTCCAAGAAAGTGAAAGCCGAGACCGTCGACAACTTGGACAATCAGAGCAGCACGACGTCGGTGGATCAAACGCGGCCGCCCAACTCGTTGGTGAGTGGGTCTACGGGGCTCGAGGTGGAGGTGAAGATAGTGTGTTCGGACGCCATGATTAGGGTTCGGTCCGAGAATGTGAACTACCCGTCAGCTAGGTTAATGGCGGCGCTGCGTGACTTGGACTTTGAGATGTACCATGCGAGCTTGTCATGCATGAACGAGCTCATGCTGCAAGATGTTGTGGTGAAGGTGCCTGATAACATGAGAAGTGAAGAGAGTATCAAAGCTGCTCTTCTTAGAATATTAGATCAGAACTGA